AAATCGTCTGTATGCGTTGGATCATTGCTAAATTGTAGGTTCGCGCTGCAAAAATAAAGGTCTTTTTAAAAATTAAGGTCGAATTATTGAAAATATTTTGTAATTTTACCTCGTTATTCTTGATAGTACTTACCCACTGGGATCTCATTCCCAAGTAAATCCAAGTAACAATTACTTCAAAAATTTTATAACCACGTATAATTTATTCAAAACTCAATGTTTGAGATTTCCGATTTAAAGGCAATGAAGCTACCTGAGCTTCAGAAGATTGCCGAAACCCTAAAAGTTCCCAAATACAAGAGCCTTAAAAAATTAGATCTTGTTTATCAGATTCTGGATCTTCAGGCCAGTAATCCTAAGATTGTAAAGGAGACTGCAGAAGTAGTTGAGATCGCCTCGACACAGGCTCGCTCCAGAGAACAAAGTCCAAAACCCAGACCGAGAAAGAGTCGCAATGAGGGTTCACCGGAAAGTAAGGACTCCAGACCTGCTCCTAAGACAAGAGAACCTAAAAGCATCGACAAGAAGGAAGAAACAGCTAAACAAGATCAATCCAGAAAGGAACATCCCAAAAAGGATCATCCTAAAAAAGATCATTCTTCAAACAATCCTAAAGGTCAGAATGCTAACAAGCAACACCATAAGAGTAATGGTCAGGATAAAAAGTCGAGCAATTACGACAAAGACTTGAAAAACAAATACAAACAACCCGAGTACGAATTTGACAGTATCATAGAGAGTGAAGGGGTATTAGACATCATGCAGGATGGTTACGGATTCCTGAGATCTTCGGATTACAACTACCTTTCATCTCCGGATGATATCTATGTTTCTCAGTCGCAGATACGACTTTTTGGCCTGAAAACAGGAGATACAGTACTGGGTAATGTTAGGCCTCCCAAGGAAGGTGAAAAATACTTTCCTTTAATTAAGGTCAATAAAATTAATGGACAGGATCCTCAGGTAGTGAGAGACAGGGTTGCCTTTGAGCACCTTACCCCTCTCTTTCCAAGAGAAAAATTTAAACTCGCAGAGCGACAAAGCAATATTTCAACACGAATCATAGACCTGTTCTCCCCAATTGGAAAGGGACAACGTGGTATGATTGTTTCCCAGCCCAAGACCGGGAAAACTATGTTATTAAAAGATATTGCAAATGCTATTGCTGCTAACCATCCTGAAGTTTATCAGATCATCCTTTTGATCGATGAACGGCCTGAGGAGGTGACGGATATGCAGCGTAATGTACGCGGTGAAGTTGTGGCCTCAACATTCGACAAGGAAGCCACCGAACATGTGAGAGTGGCCAACATTGTTCTCGAAAAGGCCAAAAGATTAGTTGAATGCGGGCATGACGTAGTGATCCTGCTCGATTCAATAACGCGACTTGCGAGAGCTTACAATACGGTTCAACCCGCCTCAGGAAAGGTTCTTAGTGGAGGTGTTGACGCCAATGCACTGCACAAACCAAAAAGATTCTTTGGAGCTGCAAGGAATATCGAAAACGGAGGTTCGCTGACGATCATAGCAACAGCCCTGACCGAAACCGGTTCCAAGATGGACGAGGTGATCTTTGAGGAATTCAAAGGAACAGGTAATATGGAGTTGCAACTAGACAGACGTATCAGCAACAGGAGAATTTTCCCTGCTATCGATCTTATTTCTTCATCCACACGAAGAGATGATCTCTTACTGGACGAAAATACCATCCAGCGAATGTGGATCATGAGAAAGTATCTGGCAGATATGAATCCTATCGAAGCGATGGAGTTTATGGAACAACGCATCAAGCAGACCAAAAACAACGAAGAATTCCTAATGACCATGAGTCAGTAAGAGAATTAAACTTCACAGAAAATCCCGAAGCATTTCAGATGTTTCGGGATTTTTTTTGAATCCAACACTTAAAAGTTGAAAATAAAAAACCCGGCATTGGCCGGGTTAAAAGAGTTTTTCTTTGCGTTTTTAGAGAGCAGCAACTGATTTCGTGAGCTTGCTCTTAAGATTGGCCGCTTTGTTATCGTGTATGATATTGCGTTTAGCCAATTTATCGATCATACTGATCACAGAAGGCAATAAGGCATTTGCCTTTTTCTTATCTGTTTCACTTCGCAACTTTTTGATTGCGTTACGAGTGGTTTTGTGCTGATACCTGTTTCGCAGGCGCACTGCTTCGTTCCTTCTGATTCTCTTTAATGCCGACTTGTGATTTGCCATCTTTCTATTAATTATATTTTTTATCTGCCTCTCACGGCAGTCTACCTGTAGCCCGTAGGGGAATCGAACCCCTGTTACCAGGATGAAAACCTGGCGTCCTAACCCCTAGACGAACGGGCCAAAATTTAGACCTCAACCCCGCTTTGTACAAAACGCGATTAGAGTCTTGTAGCCCGTAGGGGAATCGAACCCCTGTTACCAGGATGAAAACCTGGCGTCCTAACCCCTAGACGAACGGGCCAAAGGTCGGTGTAATTGCGGATGCAAAAATACAATTATTTTTTACTACCGCAACCCTCGCACATAATTTTTTAAAAGGCTGTTTAATAGGCCTTAGCGAAGAGCACTCTCTGGCGGCTTGGCTTACCGGTAACCATGCAACTGCCTGCTTCCTGCTCATCTCCCAAAGGGATACAGCGAATGGTGGCTTTAGTCTCTTCCTTGATCTTGTCTTCTGTTGCTGCCGTACCATCCCAATGGGCCAGAAAAAATCCTCCTTTGGTATCCAGAAGCTGCTTAAACTCTTCATAGTTGTCTACCGTAGTGATATGGTCCTCTCTGAAATCCAATGCCTTTTTGTATATATTTTCCTGAATATCACCAAGCAACTTTTCAATATGAGATACTACGTCTGATGCATCTATGGTTTGTTTCTCCAGGGTATCACGTCTGGCAACTTCATAGGTGTTGTTTTGCAGATCACGCTGACCTATGGCCAGTCGAACCGGGACACCCTTTAATTCGTATTCGTTGAATTTAAACCCGGGTTTATGTGTATCCCTGTCATCGTATTTAACGGTGATCCCTTTACTTCTCAGTTCTTTAACCAGGGGCAAAACCTTTTCAGAGATAGCGTCTAGTTGCTCCAACCCTTTGTAAATAGGCACGATAGCGACCTGGATAGGAGCCAGTTTTGGCGGTAGTACCAGTCCGTTATCATCGCTGTGCGTCATGATCAATGCTCCCATTAGTCGGGTAGAAACCCCCCAGGAAGTAGCCCAGACATAATCTTGTTGCCCTTCTTTATTCGCAAACTTAACGTCAAATGCTTTGGCAAAATTCTGTCCTAGAAAGTGAGAGGTTCCAGCCTGCAGGGCTTTTCCGTCCTGCATAAGGGCTTCTATACAATAGGTTTCCACAGCCCCGGCGAATCGCTCTCCTTCTGATTTAGTCCCTTTGATCACAGGAACGGCCATGTGTTCTTCTGCAAATTCAGAATAAATATCAAGGATGGTTTCGGCCTCTTCAATGGCTTCCTTTTTGGTTGCATGAGCTGTATGTCCTTCCTGCCAGAGAAATTCAGCCGTCCTTAAAAAAAGGCGTGTACGCATTTCCCAGCGCACTACATTGGCCCATTGATTTATCAAGAGGGGAAGATCCCTGTAAGATTGAATCCAGCGCCTGTATGTATCCCAAATTATGGTTTCAGAAGTGGGCCTAACAATAAGTTCTTCTTCGAGCTTGGCCTCCGGATCAACAATAATGCCACTCCCGTCTTCGGCGTTCTTAAGTCTGTAATGCGTAACTACCGCACATTCTTTCGCAAACCCCTCTACATGACTGGCTTCTTTACTGAGATAGGACTTCGGTATAAAGATGGGGAAATACGCATTTTCATGACCTGTTTCCTTAAACATCCTATCTAATTCTGCCTGCATCTTCTCCCATATCGCATAACCGTATGGTTTGATCACCATACAACCCCTGACTCCGGAATTTTCAGCCAGATCTGCTTTTACTACGAGTTCATTATACCACTTGGAATAATCCTCAGCTCGCGTCGTCAATTTTTTTCCCATCTACTGTACTTTGGCACAAAACTTGTAACTAATCTTAAGAATAGTTGGGCAAAACTAACTATTTTTAATATGTTCAACAATATAAATTTATACTCATGATAGTTTCCTTACCCCATCCAAAATTCATCAAAATGGTTGTCCTGGGTCTCATCGGCTTCGGGATGGTCTCATGTGGATCGTATCAGCAGGCATCGTACTATGATAATGACGGAATATACGCTTCAGGAGTTGAAGAACCATCAGTCTATAATACTCCGAGAAATACTGTCTACAATGCGCCCAGAACCAGGGTTCAGAAGCAGCAAAATCAGGAAGATGGCATTTATGGCGATTACTTTGGCCGCAAAGCCGAGGAAATCGATGAGTTTATGGACAATGAGATCTTTACTGATGTAGATGACTATTACAGTGGGGTGGAAAATGATAGTTTAGATTTTGTAGAAAACGAGAACTATTTTGACAATAACAATTCCTATGCGGGCAATCCCGGTTGGGGAGACAATCCTACCAATGTCACCATTAATTTTAATGACAATTGGGGATGGAACCCAATCTGGGCGGATCCTTTCTGGGGTAACGGCGGTTGGTACTGGGGTGGACTGTACAGTCCATGGAGATGGAGAAATCCCTGGGGCTGGGGCTGGAACTACGGCTGGGGTGGCGGCTGGAACAACTGGGGCTGGGGAGGCTTTGGCTGGAATAACTGGGGCTGGGGAGGCTTCGGCTGGAACACTTGGGGCTGGGGCGGTGCCTTTGCCTGGAATAACGGTTGGGGGTGGAATCGCTGGGGCGGATATTACGGAAATGGATTTAACCGTTTCGGTAGAGGCTATACTCGATATGGATTCAACAATTCCAGAAGAGGATATTACAATAGGAACGGACTTGCCTCAAATTCACTCAGAGGAAGGTCTAACCTGAATACACGAAGCGGAAGTACTCGTTTGCGAAATAATAGTGGCAGGTCTAACCTGAGTTCAAGAAGTAACGTAAGGAGTTCAACTTATCGCAGAGGAACCACCGCAAGGCGATCTGTAAGTGCAGATGCTATCAGCCGTAACAGAAGTTACAGAACCAGCAGGAGTTCAAGGGTATCACCCGGCTACAATCGCAGTTCGGCTCAGAATCGATACAGGGGCAATACAAGCTCAAGAAGCAATATCTACCGACGCAGTAATGGCAATGTCACAAGACCTTCTTCACGCTCGTACGGATCATCTGGTACCCAGAGATCTTCAGGATACAGGTCTTCCGGTATTCGAAGTTCCAGGAGCAGTGGTACTTACAGAAGTTCAGGAAATCGCAGTAGCAGCAGAAGCTCAGGATTTAGAAGTTCAGGGAGTCGTAGCAGCAGCAGAAGCTCAGGAAGTTTCAGAAGTTCCAGCGGCGGACGTTCGTCTAGTGGTAGTGTGAGAAGTTCAGGCGGCAGTAGCCGTTCATCAGGAGGACGGTCTTCAGGTGGAAGATCCTCCGGAGGCAGAGGTGGCAGAAGTCAATAATCCTTTTACATTCAATAAATAAAAGTCAGGACAATGAAAAGATTTTTAACGTTCATTACGGGTTTGTTATGCCTAAGCGCAAGCGCCCAGAACATTGATGACGTACTCAGGTACAGTACAGAAAATTTACAGGGCACAGCCCGATTTCAGGCAATGGGCGGAGCTTTTGGAGCCCTGGGTGGAGATATGTCTGCCCTCAATATCAACCCTGCAGGATCGGCTGTTTTTGCCAACAGTCTTTTTACGATCACAGGAACCAATTACCATCAGAATAACGAATCCGTTTATTTTGGCAGCCTCAATTCGGAGGTACGGAATTCCACTGATATCAATCAATTGGGTGGCGTATTTGTATTCAAAAGTAGAAATCCAAATTCTCCCTGGCAAAAATTGGCTTTGGCCTTTAATTACGATATGGCCAGAAATTTTGACAATGAAGTGTTTACCGCGGGTAACAGTAACAGCAGTATAGACAACTACTTTCTCAATTTTGCCCAGGGCGTGCCCTTTGGTCCGTTACTTGTTCAGGATGGTGAGTTCATTGAAGAAGCCTATCTCGATATTGGTGCCAACCTGGGATTCAGGGAGCAACAAGCATTTTTAGGCTACTACGGAGGGGTTATTGATCCTGTGGACGAATCGGATAACAACAATACCGCTTATGTTTCCAATGCCCTTTACAATACTGTAAATCAGGAGCTTTTTAGAAGGACCAACGGGTATAACAGCAAGCTCACCATGAATTTTTCAGGACAGTACCAACAAAACCTCTTTATCGGAGCTTCCCTGAACTTCCATACCGTTCTTTACGATCAGTACACAGAATTCACGGAAACAGGCTACGATGCTGCTTCCGAGATACAGTTCATTAATTTCGACAACTACCTTCGCACAGAAGGTTCGGGCTTCTCCTTTAGTCTGGGAGCAATTGCCAAGTTAAACGAAAATGTAAGGCTGGGCGGAAGTTATCAATCTCCTACCTGGTACCGACTGTTGGATGATACCTCTCAAAGGATCAATTCTGACCTGGCGGATTCTGAGATCGGGTTTATCGATTTCAATGTAGTTAACCTTTTTGATGAATACACCGTCAGGACCCCGGCAAAAGTTACAGGTAGCCTTGCTATCATTTTCGGCCCTCAGGGGTTGTTGAGTTTTGATTACGGATACCAGGATATGGCTGGAGCCGAATTAAGGCCTGGAACAGATCCTAGATTCAATGATGAAAATACTTTTATTGCCTCCCAATTAGGTGGTGTCAATACCATAAGGATAGGCGGGGAATACAGAATAGAGAATATCAGCTTGCGTGGGGGTTATCGATTTGAAAGCAGCCCTTATGTAGATGGGGTTACCATTGGGGATCTCGAAGCTATTTCCTTAGGAATCGGATTCAATTTCGGTGGTAGCAGGCTAGACCTTGCCTTTAGCAGGTCCGAACAAAGTTCGCTACAACAGTTGTTCTCTTCAGGCTTCCCAAACTTATCTTTGGTGGACAATATCAATACAAACATCCTGCTGGGCTATACGCTCAACTTGTGAGATCTTATAAAAATTAATGTTATAAAGCCGGTGAAAGCCGGCTTTTTTTATCGCACCAAAGAGAAGTGTGTTCTGATGGTATTTGCGACCACTATTCCCTGTTCGTCCCTTGAATAATCAAGTCTGAACCAATAATCAGAAGAAGGCATAGGGCGGCCGTTAAACGTCCCATCCCATCCAATGGTAGTTTCATCCAGTTGCTTGAGTAATTTGCCGTAGCGGTCGAAAATAAAGACCACAGGGTCTGTAAGCGTCTCTATCCCGAGAATATTCCAGGCATCGTGGATACCATCCCCGTTTGGCGTAAAGAATTTAGGATAACCCACAACTAAAAATGGAATTGGATTGGTAGTTCCGCACCCATTCTTGTCATTAATTACAACTGTATTCTCACCCGGAGGGACATCGAAAAATATCGCTTCATCCTGATATTCACCACCGTTGATAGCGTATTCGTAGCTTCCATTACCATCTACCACGATTTCTATATTATTGCTGTCAGACAGGTCATCGAGGATGATCACCTCTTGTAAAACAGGGGTACCGTAAAAGGTAATTAAAATGTCATCGGTTATGGTGGTGGCCAAATTGGTAATGATCTCAACAAAATAGCGCCCTGAATTGGGGCTGGTAACAGTATATTGGGTTTCTGCCGGTCCGGAAGCCAATACCTGATCAATAACACCGTCATCTTCATAATCTACACTCCAGGTTACATTGGCAATGTCAGGCCCGGCCGGGGAGTTCAATGCGCTTAAAACTATATCAGGATCTCCTTCACAGGCGACGATATCAAGACCCAGGAATTCATCTCTCAGGGTACAATCGAGGGCCGTGTTCTGATCCTGATCTACGGAGAAGCCGGTAAAAGTGAGTTCAAAGGGTTCCGGGTCACCGTCAAAATTGGTATTAAAATTATTGATAAGAAGGTAGTAGATCTCCCCTTCTTCAACGATTAGCCATTCGTCATATGTATTCTGACTCCCTGTAAGGTTAGGGGCGCCTTGTTGTCCGTTTTCGGGATTCACTCCAATTCCGGTAAAATTGGTGTCGTTTACTTCGTAATTACATCGTATAGGCTGTGCAGTTCCATTGCTGATACTCCCGCAATCGGTGTCTGGGCCGTACAGGGCGAAGTCCCATTCGGCTGTTACCGTACCGCTGGTTCCAGGTAGAGCTTCGATATCAAAACCGATCTGCCCGCGCGTTCCTGCCCTAAAGACATACCATGAGGTGTTATTTTCAATATTAGCAGAAGCTACACTCCCTTTTTCAAGACAACCGCTCTGGGTGATCACATCCGGGTCAAAATCATCGATATCTCCTGCCCCGTCAGCAAAGGAGGTGATGGGTGCGTCGGCACAAACGGGAATCGCACTTCTACAATCCGGAGAATTCTGAGCAAGCAGGCCCACGGTCCAGAAGAAGACAACAGCAGTATACCAAAGATGCTTTTGCATAGAAATTGGGGCTATTTAACGCGTGTTAAACAGTATGTATAACTGGGAGGGGCGAGATTTAGTATAATTTTCGCGCACTTTTTTGACACTTTATCGACAAACGGAAGATCTCGGCTAATCAGGAGTGGATTATCGCCTTAGAGAGAAGTGATTGTTGATATATCTGGCTTCTACCCGCTGGTTGTTATCGTCGAGAAAAGAAACCTTAAACCAATAATCGGTCGAAGGTACAGGGGCGCCGTTGTAGGTACCGTCCCAGCCCAGGTAATCCTCCTCCATGACCGTTAGTAATTTACCGTACCGATCAAAAATTTGAACGACGGGTTCTCTCAAGGTTTCTATGCCGATGATTTGCCAGAAATCATTAGATCCATCCCCATTTGGAGTGAAAAACGTTGCAAAGCCCACTACGATAATATTGTCTGTTACAGTACCACATCCATTGAGGTCGTTTATGGTAACGGTATGCATTCCCGGACTTACTTCGGTAAAAACAGGAGAAGATTGAAAGGGTCCGGTATCCAGCTGGTACTCAAAATTACCGGGAACATTATTAACAATTTCCACGGTATTTACAGTCTGAAGATCATCGATAAGGACTTCCGAAATTACAGGAGGTTGTGATACCGTCACACTTACTGTCCTGCTGGCAGAACAATTTAAGCCTGCTGTAGTGTTAGTTACCGTTAAGGTGTAATTGCCTGGCTGAGTCACAGTAATTTCGGGTGTTGTCTCACCGCTATCCCAATTGTAAGTGTACTGGGCATTGGGGAACATTTCACCGATAAGCTCGCCGGTTGTATTTTCACAAATAAAGATTTCGTCCGCAAAGGTGAGCTCCGGAGTTACAACGCCTTGCAGGTTAAATTGTTCAGTAGCATCATAACATCTTGGGTTTTCCAGGCTTGAGATCCTTACGTAAATAGTTTCATTACCCGAACTAAGAGTATATAATTTTGGCAGGGGATTAATACCGTTGTTTGCGTCAGAAAATGAAGAATGATAACTTACCAGGTGCGTTGCCGGATCTTGCGGTCCCAATGCCTCTGCATCCTTGATCTCAAGGTCAAAAGTCCCGTTTTCAACACATAATGCTTCATCGGCAACCGGATGTGAAACAGGCGCTACGGAAAATGCAACTTGCACATCACTGATGATGTCCGGAGGAGCAGGCATACTCACTTGTACTCTGTACATAGCCGAAGTGGTCACAGATAGGGTTGCGGCTGTTTCGCCAGCTATAATTTGATAGCCACTTCCAGTATCGTTGTACCAGGTATAAGCTAAGGCATTTGTAGTTGTAGCGTCGAGCGTGATCGTTTCATTATCACAGGCTGCAATCGGGGCTCCCAATAGATTATTGATAATGGAACAATCTAAGGCATCGTTGGGATTAGTTTCAAATATCTGACCTGAAAACTGTATAGAGAAGCCCGAATTACTGTTACTGAAATTGTTGATCAACAAATAATAGTCCTCTCCTGGTGCCACCTGAATCCAGTCTTCATACTGTAAATTTGCTGTATTCCCTGTGGGGTCTTCCCCTACTCCCATATAGGCGTCTTCATCTCCGTTATCAAAAAAATTACACCGTATCGGGTCGCCCAGCGCTGAGCAGTCTGAAGTCCTGTACAGAGCAAAATCCCAATCTTCGGAGGTATCAAAGCTGATATTAAATCCTAGCTGTCCCGTTGCCCCGGTTCTGAATCTGTACCAGGCCGAGTTGGATTCAATAAATCCTGTTACAGTCGGCTCAAGACAGCCACTATTAGGGGCATTGTTGAAATCATCAGTACCGTAGCCGGAGGTACCACCGTTCACCGGAGTATTGTTGCAGATGGGTATCGCATTGAGGCAATCGTCTGCTACCTGAGCAGACATGCCGTTCAGCATAAGAACAAAGAAAATACAAAGAAGACCCTGAGGTATTCTCATAGATGGTAAAGGTTTACATGTAAATCTCTAAAATACGGGTGTGGTTACCTTAACACTAATTTATGTTGTGTATAGGCCATAAGGCCGCATAAAGTGCCATTTTATGTATATCTTTGCCCTTTGTTTAAGACCTGATTTAATGAAAATAAAGAGTTCTTTGGAAGATCATTTTGAGTCGGTTGGTGAAGACCATATTTCATCGGCTGAAGACACCCCTATAAGACCAGATGCCTTTGTTCTCTCTGACGAAGAGAAAATTGAACGGATTGAGGACAGTGTTAGAGACATAATGTTAACTCTGGGACTCGATTTAGACGATGACAGCCTTAACGGAACCCCCCGCCGGGTGGCTAAAATGTATGTTCAGGAGGTTTTCAGCGGATTACATCCCAAGAGAAAACCAAAAGCGTCTACTTTCAAAAACAAGTATAAGTACGGGGAAATGCTTGTTGAAAAAAATATCACGGTTTATTCCACCTGCGAACACCATATGCTTCCTATCGTTGGGAAAGCCCATATTGCCTATATCTCTGCCGGAACCGTAGTAGGTCTTTCCAAAATGAATCGCATTGTTGATTACTTCGCAAAACGACCTCAGGTACAGGAGCGGATGAACATTCAGATTGTGCGCGAACTTCAGAAAGTATTGGGAACGGAAGATGTAGCCTGTGTCATTGATGCCAAGCACTTATGCGTAAATTCCAGAGGTATACGCGATGTAGATAGCAGTACGGTCACAGCCGAATACGGCGGTCGGTTTAAAGACGAGGCCGTGCGCAAGGAATTTTTGGAATACATCAATCTGGATACGACCTTTTAACCACCCTGAAACCTAATGACCAAGTATCAGGAACAACAGCTTAAAATTCATAATTCCCT
This DNA window, taken from Muriicola soli, encodes the following:
- a CDS encoding OmpP1/FadL family transporter; its protein translation is MKRFLTFITGLLCLSASAQNIDDVLRYSTENLQGTARFQAMGGAFGALGGDMSALNINPAGSAVFANSLFTITGTNYHQNNESVYFGSLNSEVRNSTDINQLGGVFVFKSRNPNSPWQKLALAFNYDMARNFDNEVFTAGNSNSSIDNYFLNFAQGVPFGPLLVQDGEFIEEAYLDIGANLGFREQQAFLGYYGGVIDPVDESDNNNTAYVSNALYNTVNQELFRRTNGYNSKLTMNFSGQYQQNLFIGASLNFHTVLYDQYTEFTETGYDAASEIQFINFDNYLRTEGSGFSFSLGAIAKLNENVRLGGSYQSPTWYRLLDDTSQRINSDLADSEIGFIDFNVVNLFDEYTVRTPAKVTGSLAIIFGPQGLLSFDYGYQDMAGAELRPGTDPRFNDENTFIASQLGGVNTIRIGGEYRIENISLRGGYRFESSPYVDGVTIGDLEAISLGIGFNFGGSRLDLAFSRSEQSSLQQLFSSGFPNLSLVDNINTNILLGYTLNL
- the proS gene encoding proline--tRNA ligase; the encoded protein is MGKKLTTRAEDYSKWYNELVVKADLAENSGVRGCMVIKPYGYAIWEKMQAELDRMFKETGHENAYFPIFIPKSYLSKEASHVEGFAKECAVVTHYRLKNAEDGSGIIVDPEAKLEEELIVRPTSETIIWDTYRRWIQSYRDLPLLINQWANVVRWEMRTRLFLRTAEFLWQEGHTAHATKKEAIEEAETILDIYSEFAEEHMAVPVIKGTKSEGERFAGAVETYCIEALMQDGKALQAGTSHFLGQNFAKAFDVKFANKEGQQDYVWATSWGVSTRLMGALIMTHSDDNGLVLPPKLAPIQVAIVPIYKGLEQLDAISEKVLPLVKELRSKGITVKYDDRDTHKPGFKFNEYELKGVPVRLAIGQRDLQNNTYEVARRDTLEKQTIDASDVVSHIEKLLGDIQENIYKKALDFREDHITTVDNYEEFKQLLDTKGGFFLAHWDGTAATEDKIKEETKATIRCIPLGDEQEAGSCMVTGKPSRQRVLFAKAY
- the folE gene encoding GTP cyclohydrolase I FolE; amino-acid sequence: MKIKSSLEDHFESVGEDHISSAEDTPIRPDAFVLSDEEKIERIEDSVRDIMLTLGLDLDDDSLNGTPRRVAKMYVQEVFSGLHPKRKPKASTFKNKYKYGEMLVEKNITVYSTCEHHMLPIVGKAHIAYISAGTVVGLSKMNRIVDYFAKRPQVQERMNIQIVRELQKVLGTEDVACVIDAKHLCVNSRGIRDVDSSTVTAEYGGRFKDEAVRKEFLEYINLDTTF
- the rho gene encoding transcription termination factor Rho, with translation MFEISDLKAMKLPELQKIAETLKVPKYKSLKKLDLVYQILDLQASNPKIVKETAEVVEIASTQARSREQSPKPRPRKSRNEGSPESKDSRPAPKTREPKSIDKKEETAKQDQSRKEHPKKDHPKKDHSSNNPKGQNANKQHHKSNGQDKKSSNYDKDLKNKYKQPEYEFDSIIESEGVLDIMQDGYGFLRSSDYNYLSSPDDIYVSQSQIRLFGLKTGDTVLGNVRPPKEGEKYFPLIKVNKINGQDPQVVRDRVAFEHLTPLFPREKFKLAERQSNISTRIIDLFSPIGKGQRGMIVSQPKTGKTMLLKDIANAIAANHPEVYQIILLIDERPEEVTDMQRNVRGEVVASTFDKEATEHVRVANIVLEKAKRLVECGHDVVILLDSITRLARAYNTVQPASGKVLSGGVDANALHKPKRFFGAARNIENGGSLTIIATALTETGSKMDEVIFEEFKGTGNMELQLDRRISNRRIFPAIDLISSSTRRDDLLLDENTIQRMWIMRKYLADMNPIEAMEFMEQRIKQTKNNEEFLMTMSQ
- a CDS encoding T9SS type B sorting domain-containing protein — translated: MQKHLWYTAVVFFWTVGLLAQNSPDCRSAIPVCADAPITSFADGAGDIDDFDPDVITQSGCLEKGSVASANIENNTSWYVFRAGTRGQIGFDIEALPGTSGTVTAEWDFALYGPDTDCGSISNGTAQPIRCNYEVNDTNFTGIGVNPENGQQGAPNLTGSQNTYDEWLIVEEGEIYYLLINNFNTNFDGDPEPFELTFTGFSVDQDQNTALDCTLRDEFLGLDIVACEGDPDIVLSALNSPAGPDIANVTWSVDYEDDGVIDQVLASGPAETQYTVTSPNSGRYFVEIITNLATTITDDILITFYGTPVLQEVIILDDLSDSNNIEIVVDGNGSYEYAINGGEYQDEAIFFDVPPGENTVVINDKNGCGTTNPIPFLVVGYPKFFTPNGDGIHDAWNILGIETLTDPVVFIFDRYGKLLKQLDETTIGWDGTFNGRPMPSSDYWFRLDYSRDEQGIVVANTIRTHFSLVR
- a CDS encoding T9SS type B sorting domain-containing protein — its product is MRIPQGLLCIFFVLMLNGMSAQVADDCLNAIPICNNTPVNGGTSGYGTDDFNNAPNSGCLEPTVTGFIESNSAWYRFRTGATGQLGFNISFDTSEDWDFALYRTSDCSALGDPIRCNFFDNGDEDAYMGVGEDPTGNTANLQYEDWIQVAPGEDYYLLINNFSNSNSGFSIQFSGQIFETNPNDALDCSIINNLLGAPIAACDNETITLDATTTNALAYTWYNDTGSGYQIIAGETAATLSVTTSAMYRVQVSMPAPPDIISDVQVAFSVAPVSHPVADEALCVENGTFDLEIKDAEALGPQDPATHLVSYHSSFSDANNGINPLPKLYTLSSGNETIYVRISSLENPRCYDATEQFNLQGVVTPELTFADEIFICENTTGELIGEMFPNAQYTYNWDSGETTPEITVTQPGNYTLTVTNTTAGLNCSASRTVSVTVSQPPVISEVLIDDLQTVNTVEIVNNVPGNFEYQLDTGPFQSSPVFTEVSPGMHTVTINDLNGCGTVTDNIIVVGFATFFTPNGDGSNDFWQIIGIETLREPVVQIFDRYGKLLTVMEEDYLGWDGTYNGAPVPSTDYWFKVSFLDDNNQRVEARYINNHFSLRR
- the rpsT gene encoding 30S ribosomal protein S20, which translates into the protein MANHKSALKRIRRNEAVRLRNRYQHKTTRNAIKKLRSETDKKKANALLPSVISMIDKLAKRNIIHDNKAANLKSKLTKSVAAL